In a single window of the Massilia oculi genome:
- a CDS encoding Maf family nucleotide pyrophosphatase, with protein MPTLILASSSAYRRELLQRLGLPFEAVAPDIDETALDGEIPQATALRLARAKAQAVAALHPGALVIGSDQVATLDGLQIGKPGDHPRALAQLQLMRGREVVFHTALCLWDGRVADPEQAAQAENVQVRVAFRDLPDHELDSYLRIEQPYDCAGSAKNEGLGIALLESIQSNDPTALTGLPLIALTGMLRKAGVRFFGA; from the coding sequence ATGCCTACGCTCATCCTCGCCTCGAGCTCCGCCTACCGCCGCGAACTGTTGCAGCGCCTTGGCCTGCCTTTCGAGGCCGTCGCGCCCGACATCGACGAGACCGCGCTGGACGGCGAAATACCGCAAGCCACCGCCCTGCGCCTGGCGCGCGCGAAGGCGCAGGCCGTAGCAGCCCTGCACCCCGGCGCGCTGGTGATCGGTTCCGACCAGGTGGCCACGCTGGATGGGCTGCAGATCGGCAAGCCCGGCGACCATCCGCGCGCCCTGGCCCAGCTGCAGCTGATGCGCGGACGCGAAGTCGTGTTCCATACCGCCTTATGCCTGTGGGATGGCCGCGTGGCCGATCCCGAACAGGCGGCGCAAGCGGAGAACGTGCAGGTGCGCGTCGCCTTCCGCGACCTGCCCGATCATGAACTCGACTCCTACCTGCGCATCGAGCAGCCGTATGACTGCGCCGGCAGCGCCAAGAACGAAGGGCTGGGCATCGCCCTGCTCGAAAGCATCCAGTCGAACGACCCCACCGCCCTCACCGGCCTGCCGCTGATCGCCCTGACCGGGATGCTGCGCAAGGCCGGCGTCCGATTTTTTGGCGCCTGA
- the plsX gene encoding phosphate acyltransferase PlsX, translating into MTIKISIDCMGGDHGPSVTIPAAISFLKKQADAELVLVGVEDVLRAELKKHHADNNPRLTVKHASEVVAMDDPVEVALRRKKDSSMRVAIEAVKDGSAHACVSAGNTGALMAVSRYVLKTMAGVDRPAICSIMPNQKGGPTYILDLGANVDCEPDHLHQFAIMGSVLCSAIEGIPRPTIGLLNVGTEDIKGNEAVKATGVLLRADAERGKLNFFGNVEGNDIFKGTVDVVVCDGFVGNVMLKAIEGLSRFMKTTFKESVMSMLGALFARKALKKLNPERYNGAGLLGLKGLVFKSHGGANAYAFEWAIKRAYDAAHNNVQEHLSALIAELMPSSPITAPATAAAVAPTSAPVLDGQRQAL; encoded by the coding sequence ATGACAATTAAAATATCCATTGACTGCATGGGCGGCGATCACGGCCCCTCAGTTACCATTCCGGCAGCCATCTCCTTTCTCAAAAAGCAAGCTGACGCCGAGCTCGTGCTCGTGGGCGTCGAAGATGTGCTGCGCGCAGAACTCAAGAAGCATCACGCGGACAACAACCCGCGCCTGACCGTCAAGCATGCCTCCGAAGTCGTGGCGATGGACGATCCCGTCGAAGTGGCCCTGCGCCGCAAGAAGGATTCGTCGATGCGCGTCGCGATCGAGGCCGTCAAGGACGGCAGCGCCCACGCCTGCGTCTCGGCCGGCAATACCGGCGCCCTGATGGCCGTCTCGCGCTACGTGCTCAAGACGATGGCAGGCGTCGATCGCCCGGCGATCTGCTCGATCATGCCGAACCAGAAGGGCGGCCCGACCTATATCCTGGACCTCGGCGCCAACGTCGACTGCGAGCCCGACCACCTGCACCAGTTCGCCATCATGGGCTCCGTGCTGTGCTCGGCGATCGAGGGTATCCCGCGTCCGACCATCGGCCTCCTGAACGTCGGCACCGAAGACATCAAGGGCAACGAGGCGGTGAAGGCCACCGGCGTGCTGCTGCGCGCCGACGCCGAACGTGGCAAACTGAACTTTTTCGGCAATGTCGAAGGCAATGACATCTTCAAGGGCACGGTCGATGTCGTCGTGTGCGACGGTTTCGTCGGCAACGTCATGCTCAAGGCGATCGAAGGCCTGTCGCGCTTCATGAAGACGACGTTCAAGGAAAGCGTCATGTCGATGCTGGGCGCGCTCTTCGCGCGCAAGGCGCTCAAGAAGCTCAATCCGGAACGCTACAACGGCGCCGGCCTGCTGGGCCTGAAAGGCCTGGTCTTCAAGAGCCACGGCGGCGCCAATGCCTATGCCTTCGAGTGGGCGATCAAGCGCGCCTACGATGCCGCGCACAATAATGTGCAGGAGCACCTGTCGGCCCTGATCGCCGAACTGATGCCGAGCTCCCCGATCACGGCTCCGGCGACCGCGGCCGCAGTGGCGCCGACATCGGCGCCCGTGCTCGACGGCCAGCGCCAGGCACTATAA
- the rpmF gene encoding 50S ribosomal protein L32 yields the protein MAVQQNKKSPSKRGMHRSHDFLTAPNLAVEPTTGETHLRHHISPNGFYRGRKVLKTKNDE from the coding sequence ATGGCAGTTCAACAGAACAAGAAATCCCCATCGAAGCGCGGCATGCACCGTTCGCACGATTTCCTGACCGCCCCTAACCTGGCAGTCGAGCCGACCACCGGCGAAACCCACCTGCGTCACCACATTTCGCCTAACGGCTTCTACCGTGGTCGCAAGGTCCTGAAAACCAAGAACGACGAGTAA
- a CDS encoding YceD family protein produces MSAFVIDAFEFCKNDGHREGSTPLVEMTRLAAESTDKSGDIRWSIQGGQTRQGYPSLTLAVAGHVKLVCQRCLQPIDYEIDSSTMLVLGENDEDADAIEEILDDESIDVIVGSRTCDIRQLLEDEALLALPQSPRHDVCPDTGLLDSLKTDKVSPFAALKNLKAD; encoded by the coding sequence ATGAGCGCTTTTGTCATCGACGCCTTCGAGTTTTGCAAGAACGACGGCCATCGTGAAGGCTCTACGCCCCTGGTCGAGATGACCCGTCTCGCCGCCGAGAGCACGGACAAGAGCGGCGATATCCGCTGGTCCATCCAGGGCGGCCAGACCCGTCAGGGTTATCCTTCGCTGACCCTCGCGGTCGCCGGGCATGTGAAGCTGGTGTGCCAGCGTTGCCTGCAGCCTATCGATTACGAGATCGATTCGTCGACCATGCTGGTGCTGGGCGAGAACGACGAGGATGCCGACGCGATCGAGGAAATCCTCGACGACGAAAGCATCGACGTCATCGTCGGCAGCCGCACCTGCGACATCCGCCAGCTGCTCGAGGACGAGGCCCTGTTGGCCTTGCCGCAGTCGCCACGGCATGATGTTTGTCCGGATACGGGCTTGCTCGATAGCCTGAAAACCGATAAAGTGTCGCCTTTCGCCGCCCTCAAGAACCTGAAGGCGGATTAA